In a genomic window of Wyeomyia smithii strain HCP4-BCI-WySm-NY-G18 chromosome 1, ASM2978416v1, whole genome shotgun sequence:
- the LOC129718654 gene encoding probable G-protein coupled receptor Mth-like 11, producing the protein MKYKFCYRSNHLVVFIGCVLATIVRADMTSENIPTALTVKEQACCLDTDVLSTAHHGCFNQTADVSYKVVLNCTQHYLIYQELEVEVHVNPKGALVDGNYEVEWSDYCTATLLDGDEKQPVFMVCFNNDGYASSISFYFSKGIMMLISVFFLASTLYIYYLIPDLRETQDKVTSIAVTCLMMFMLLLSVVQLRTSITYSSLCTVIAFLMYFFLISYFAWLNTVMANVWKLTVARQWKIKERAWYILNHIYANTVALTLTGMVYVYHMRNATFGEISCWFRTEREQSYFVYLPLSVMLSINIFLFVWTSYHLHSSGDDISPDRKKALRYKCMLYLKLFLLAGLIWIFEIISFHVGDGHLGRSWFWIFIDSINCLHGVLIFFVLIVWRQRIKRELSGRRILCFRGPASWSQLKDDEQEQLADEDREYGKYDLIIK; encoded by the exons ATGAAGTACAAATTTTGCTACCGAAGCAACCATTTGGTTGTGTTTATTGGTTGCGTTTTAGCAACCATAGTTAGGGCGGATATGACCTCCGAAAACATCCCGACAGCCCTCACGGTGAAGGAGCAAGCCTGTTGCCTAGACACAGATGTACTATCTACAGCTCATCATGGTTGTTTCAATCAAACGGCAGACGTTTCCTATAAGGTGGTGCTCAACTGCACGCAGCACTACCTGATATATCAGGAATTGGAAGTAGAGGTGCATGTAAACCCTAAAGGTGCACTAGTCGACGGAAACTACGAAGTTGAATGGTCAGA CTACTGCACGGCCACTCTGCTGGATGGAGACGAGAAACAACCGGTGTTTATGGTGTGTTTCAATAATGATGGCTACGCTTCGAGCATATCGTTCTACTTTAGTAAAGGGATTATGATGCTAATATCGGTATTCTTCCTTGCTTCAACGCTCTACATCTACTACCTGATTCCGGATCTGCGGGAGACCCAGGATAAGGTTACATCGATTGCAGTCACCTGTCTGATGATGTTCATGCTGCTATTGAGTGTGGTTCAGCTGCGAACATCCATTACCTACAGCTCTCTATGCACGGTGATAG CGTTCCTGATGTATTTCTTTCTGATCAGCTATTTTGCCTGGCTCAACACCGTGATGGCTAACGTGTGGAAGTTGACAGT AGCACGACAGTGGAAAATTAAAGAGCGTGCTTGGTATATCCTCAACCACATTTATGCTAATACGGTAGCGCTCACGTTGACAGGAATGGTGTATGTTTACCATATGAGAAATGCTACCTTTGGAGAAATATCCTGCTGGTTCAGAA CCGAACGAGAGCAATCGTACTTCGTCTATCTACCGTTAAGTGTGATGTTGAGCATTAATATTTTCCTATTCGTATGGACTAGTTACCATCTGCATTCCAGCGGAGACGATATTAGTCCCGATCGGAAAAAGGCACTACGATACAA ATGCATGCTTTATTTGAAACTGTTCTTACTAGCCGGCCTAATCTGGATATTCGAAATTATCTCGTTTCACGTGGGGGATGGCCATCTAGGCCGCTCCTGGTTCTG GATCTTCATCGATTCGATAAACTGCCTGCACGGGGTGTTGATCTTTTTCGTTTTGATCGTCTGGCGGCAGCGTATTAAGAGGGAACTTTCCGGCCGGCGGATATTATGTTTCCGGGGCCCGGCAAGCTGGTCCCAGTTGAAAGACGACGAACAGGAACAGTTAGCAGACGAAG ATCGAGAATACGGGAAGTATGACTTAATAATCAAGTAA
- the LOC129718653 gene encoding probable G-protein coupled receptor Mth-like 5: protein MLQTVLGSSSSGRRLIPVLMFELATLAVGYVSSEPSPSKYNPEVVRINKCCEKFEVMLDGKCTVAESINATAWKPEFTGRNGEQNVRVDTFKYIVGAPDCGTMQKWPIFHYEKSEDKLILFPDGKVRHLILDPHARNEPEDEWDHIYAANTRMEAPFQYDYEQGQYCLDKALSSNEKQPEGIFATVCSPEKANRWTDSDFLLRKIINPICHGIAMIILLVVAIVYFVLPTLRDLVGNIVTSITVCLIISQAADLVRIFTEFSNHVSFIIADSFFYISLLAAFFWLNSMGYYIWKMFRARNVFLRVTDGRKYCWYSGYAWGATATMAGVAIFSHFFLDEANGKKSSSIFENQETIGWLGIAVFFTPIAFIIITNMFFYVTTLKFINRMNTYGRIHHKLKCNFIMFTLIFLIMSTSWLFLVLSWLHYDALLYMHIVVNALQAPCILYVCVLRQKHVTFLLKKSCCYNEPPQTSDWGDEMTYMNGGDY, encoded by the exons ATGCTGCAAACGGTACTGGGTTCGTCATCGTCGGGAAGAAGACTAATTCCGGTTTTGATGTTCGAGTTAGCCACACTAGCCGTTGGATATGTCTCATCGGAACCCTCCCCATCAAAATATAATCCCGAAGTGGTGCGAATTAACAAATGCTGTGAAAAGTTTGAGGTAATGCTAGATGGAAAGTGCACCGTGGCAGAGAGTATAAATGCAA CTGCGTGGAAGCCAGAGTTTACCGGTCGTAATGGGGAACAAAACGTCCGAGTAGATACATTCAAGTATATCGTTGGGGCACCGGACTGTGGTACTATGCAGAAGTGGCCTATTTTCCActatgaaaaa aGCGAAGATAAACTAATTCTGTTTCCCGATGGAAAAGTGCGACATTTAATACTCGACCCACACGCTCGAAATGAGCCAGAAGATGAATGGGACCATATCTACGCGGCTAACACTAGAATGGAAGCTCCTTTTCAGTACGACTATGAACAGGGCCAGTATTGTTTGGATAAGGCACTCAGTAGCAACGAAAAACAGCCGGAGGGTATCTTCGCAACTGTCTGCTCACCGGAAAAGGCGAATCGTTGGACTGATAGTGATTTTCTGTTGCGCAAAATAATCAACCCCATCTGCCATGGAATTGCAATGATTATTTTACTAGTGGTGGCGATAGTATATTTTGTATTACCTACACTAAG AGACCTTGTTGGCAATATTGTCACTTCTATCACCGTGTGCCTTATCATCAGCCAAGCAGCTGACCTGGTTCGAATATTCACTGAATTCAGCAACCACGTGAGTTTTATAATCGCCGACTCGTTCTTCTACATTAGTCTGCTAGCAGCATTCTTCTGGCTCAACAGTATGGGTTACTACATATGGAAAATGTTTCGAGCTAGAAACGTTTTCCTTAGAGTAACTGATGGTCGCAAGTACTGTTGGTACTCAGGATACGCCTGGGGTGCAACAGCAACCATGGCAGGAGTGGCGATCTTCTCTCATTTTTTCTTAGATGaagcaaatggaaaaaaaagctcaagtatttttgaaaatcaagaaactaTTGGATGGCTTGGAATTGCCGTTTTCTTCACTCCAATTGCATTCATTATTATTACTAACATGTTTTTCTACGTCACAACATTAAAGTTCATTAACCGGATGAACACTTATGGACGAATACATCATAAACTCAAGTGCAA CTTCATCATGTTTACTCTAATATTCCTCATCATGAGTACTTCTTGGCTTTTCTTAGTTCTCTCATGGCTTCACTATGATGCATTGCTCTACATGCACATTGTTGTAAATGCACTACAGGCTCCATGCATCTTGTACGTATGCGTTCTGCGGCAAAAACATGTAACATTCTTACTAAAAAAGTCCTGCTGTTACAATGAACCTCCACAGACATCTGATTGGGGTGACGAAATGACGTACATGAATGGAGGGGACTACTGA